Genomic window (Phycisphaerae bacterium):
AACCCACGTCGCCAAAAGTGCCCGCGTGGCGCCCGCGGTAGCGTACGCCGATCGCCTGGGCGGCGTCCTCGATCACCAGCAGCCCGCGCTGCCGGGCAAAATCGACGAGCGGCCCGATCGGGCAGGTCATCCCGTAAATGTGCACCGGCATGATGGCGCGCGTCGCCGGCGTGACTGCGGCGGCGAAGTGCTCGGGCCCGGCCTGCAGTGTCTGCGGGTCGATGTCGCAGAACAGGGGCGTCGCGCCGGTCATTTCCACGGCCGTGGCCGAGCCCATGAACGTGAAGTCCGGCACGATGACCTCGTCGCCGGGGCCGATCTCCAGCGCCCGCAGGCCCAGGTACAGCGCGAGCGTGCCGTTGGGCGCCAGCACGGCGTGACGCGCGCCGGTCAGCGCCTTTAACCGCTCCAGAAAGCGCGCGCTCTGCGGGCCTTCGGTGATCCAGTTCTGCGCGAAGCAGTCGCGCAGCGCCGCGTACTCGTCGTCCCCGATGAACGGCGCGAACTGCAGCACCTGCCTTGCCATGCCTCAGCCTCGAAAACGCCAGAAGGCGTTCAGCGCCATCTTCGCCAGAATGTATCCGTGGTACCAGACGCGGGTTTTCGTCTGACCATACGGCCGCGGACGATAGTGAATCGCCTGCTCCGCGCATAGCAGGCCGAGCCGGACCGCCCCGAACAGCAGCTCGAAATCGCCAAACGGGTCGTCAATGCCCCACTCGTTCCACCGGGCGCGGATCTTCTCAAAATCCGCCTTCCGCACGGCCTTGATGCCGCTCAGCACGTCCGTCAGATGGCCACCGAACAGCCAAGAGAAGAAATACGCGAAGCTGCCGTTCCCCAGTTGGTTTGCCAGCGGCATCGCGTTGAGCGCGAGCGGGTAGATGAAGCGCGAGCCTTCCAGGAATTCCGCGTGCCGCCGGCGCAGCGCCTCGTACACGTAGCGGACATTCTCCGGCGGCGAAGTCATGTCCGATTCGAGCAGAATAATGATATTGCCACGGGCCTGCGAGAAGCCTGCGCGAATCGCATCCCCCTGCCCCTTGCCGGGCTGGCCGATCACGCGGATGTTCTTTTCCGGATATACCTGCCTCACGCGCTCGATCTCCGCCCGCGTGCCGTCCGTCGAATGCCCCTCGACAAACAGGATTTCCTGCGCCGGCGTCAGTTGCGGAATCGCCTGCACGAGCGGCTCGATATTGTCGCGCTCATCACGGCAGGTCAGGCAGACGGTCACCGACTCGTCAGGCAGCGGCGCCGGCGGCAGCGGCCGGAAGACCTGGAACTGGTTGAGCTTGAGCCAGTCCAAAAAGAACAGGAACTTGCCGACGGCGTTCGTCAGCGGCCCCAGCCCGAGCAGCCGGAACGGACAAATCTGCCAGCGGGCCACGGCGGTGCGCTGGAACCCGGCTGTCGTCAGCACATTGTTCAGATCGCGAATCGACAGCCAGTTCTGCAAGCCGCCGCGCCGCTTGAGGGCCAGTTTTTCCGCGAGTCGCAGCCCCGGCCTCCACAGGTAGTTGTACGAATAGACGATCACGCGTGTTTCGGGCCGGCACAGGCGCAAGAGCTCGCACAGGAACGCACCGATGTCCGGGCAGCTCCCCAGCGCGTTCTTCAAGATGATGTAGTCGAACGTCCCCGTGATCGGCCGCAGATCGTAGCCGCCGTAGCGCTCGAACCGCGTCGGCCCCGCCACGCGGGGGTCCGTGCACAGGAACACCCCCCGGCGGGGCTGCAGGGCGGCGAGATCCCAGTCCCCGTCGTAGCCCGCCAGCAGCACGTCCTGCCCCGGGGGCACGACCAGCTCGAAGAAGTCGCGCACCGCGCGGTGGTAGTACGGGTACCACGTGGGCTTCATCAGATAATCCGGTACGGCGTTGTCGGTCGATACACGCGGAAGAGCGCGATCAGCTCGCGAAGGCCCTCGTCCAGCGACCGCTGCGGCTGGTAGTCCAGCGTGGTGATCTTGTCGAAGCAGATGAGGAAGTTGCGCACGTCGGGGTCGGTGAGATCGGAGTCGATGATCGCGAAGTCCGCGTGCGCCTTGATGCGCTCGGCGAGCTGCCGCTTCGACAGGTTGAGCTGGTCGGTGCCGACGTTGAAGACCTGCCCGCGCATCACGTCAAACCGGTCCAGCGCCAGCAGGTACCCGCGAATCGCGTCGTCGATGTGCAGGAACGTGCGGATGCTGCGCGAATCGAACAGCACCAGCGCCCGCTCATGCACCACGCGCATCACGAAGTCGTTCGGCATCAGGTCCCAGCGCATTCGCGGTGCCACGCCGAAAACCGTCGCGAAGCGCAAGGCCACGCAGTTTGCGTGCTCCAGGCAGCGCTTCTCACCCTCGTACTTCGTGACAGCGTACAGGCTCGCCGGGTGGACCGGGCTGTCCTCCGTGCACAGCTCGTCGGACTTTCCGTAGATCGATGTTGTCGAAGCGTAGATCAGTCGCTGGTCGCGCCCGAGGCACGACACCAGTCGGTCCGTCCCGCCCACGTTGATCATCTGCGCGGAATGCGGGTTTGCCTCGCACGCCGGGTAGCCGCTGATGCCTGCGAGATGGAAAACGCAGTCAAACGGTGTGACATCGCCTGGCTCGATATTGCGAATGTCCTTCGCCACCAAAGTGATGCGCGGGAAGTGCCGGAACAGGAACAGCGCCGGCTCCATCCCGTACATGAAATTGTCGAAGACGGTGACTTCGTGCCCGCGTTCGAGCAGGGCCTCGCTCAGCTTCAGCCCCTTATAGCCTGCACCGCCGGTAATCAGGATTTTCATGCGTGCGCCCCGTTTGGCTCCGCATCCGACCGTACTACCACACCCGGGCGCGAAATCTTACCCGTCCCCAGGTGGCGGGCCAATCAGCGACCTTCGTTTCTCCGTCCGCGGCTTACTTCGCCTCCGCGTGCAGCGCGACACCGCCGATCGCCGGCACCTGAACCGTGATCTCGCGGCCGGTCACCGCGGTGGCCGCCGGCTTACCGAAGGCGGGCGCCCAGGCCGTGGGCAGGTCCTCGGGCAACGCCACGCGCACCGCGCGCGGCGTATCCGAAGCATTCAACACGATCAGCACGTGCTCGCCCTCGCCGCTGCGCACGAACGCCCAGACGTCCGCCAGATCATCCGTCAGCAGCGTGCGGAACGTGCCGCTGCGCAGGGCCGGGTGCTGATGGCGCAGGGCAATCGCCTGCCGGTAGAACGCCAATTGCTCGTCCATGACGGCGTTTTCCTGCGGCTGGTCATAAGGCTCCAGGTCTTTCCACAGCATGGGTTTGCGGTTCGTCGGATCGTCCGCGCCCCACATGCCGACCTCGTCACCGTAGTAGATCATCGGCGCGCCGACATACGTCATCTGCAGCAGGACGACAAGCCGGGCCCGCGCGTAGGCTTCCGGCGGAGGCTTGGAGTTGTCGTACTTGGGGTTGTTGTCCTGCACGCGATTCTGGCGGTCATACTCGCGGTCGGGGTTCAACGCCATGGAGGCCAGCCGGTCCGTGTCGTGCCCGTCGATCAGGTTCTGCAGGGCGTAGGTCGCGACCGCCGGGTAGGCCAGACGCAACTCCGCCAGGCGGGCGGCGGCGTCACTGGCCGTGATCTTCTGCGCCCGGTTGAAAACCCAGGCTACGGCCACGCGCGCGAACTCGTAATTCATGACCGCGTCGAAGTGCTGCCCGTCAAGCCACTGATCGGCCCGGTTCCAAATCTCGCCGGTGATCAGGGCCTGCGGGTTGATCTGCTTGACGAACTGCCGCCATTCCTCCCAGTGCGGCCGGGGGATGTCGTTGGGCACATCGAGCCGCCAGCCGTCGATACCGTCGTCGGGCCGGCCATCGCCGTTCGGATCCAGCCAGCGGCGCGTCACGTTGAAGATGTGTTGCTTGACCGCGTCGCTGGCGAAACCGTTCTGGCTCTTGCGGAAGACCGGCATGTGGGTGAAGCCCGCCCAGCCCGTGTAGTCGAACGGGTCCCAGGAAGTCACGTCGAACCAGTCCGCGAAGCGCGAACTCTTGCCGTTTTTCCGCACGTCGATGAACGCCGGGTGCTGATCGCCGACGTGGTTGAATACGCCGTCCAGAATCACCTTGAAGCCGAGCTCGTGGGCCTGCTTCAGGAACGCCAAAAATCGCTTGTCGCTCTCCGTCCACTGCCACGTCGCCGGATCAAGCAGATCCTCTTTGGCCGCGACGGCGTCGTAATCGCCGACGGTGCCGAAGTGGTCGTCAATGTGGACGTAGTTTTGCACGTCGTACTTGTGATAGGACGGCGCCTTGAACACCGGCATCAGGTAAAGCGCATTGACGCCGAGCTCCTTGAGGTACGGCAACTGCGCCGCGAGCCCATCGAGGTCGCCGCCGTAGCTCCGGTCGAACACGAAATTCTTGTAGAACGTCTGCCCGTCCTGGCCTTCCCACTCCGATGGTGTGAACCATTCGCTCGTCCACCGGCGGACCGGTTGCGGGTCGTTGGCCGGGTTGCCGTTGCGGAAACGGTCGATCAGCACCTGGTACCAGATGGCGTGCGGGGCCCAGGCCGGCGTCGCGAACATCCCCGCCTCGGTGAAGCTGTACCGGTATGTGTGCGGGTCGCCGACTTTCCCGGCGCCGTCATCGAGCACGAACGTGTACTCCACGCTCCGCACGTTCGGCGCGCGCGGGCTGGTTCCGGCCGGCATCGGCACGCGCGTTTCCCAGTACGAGAACAGCGGCCCCTCGCAGGCCACCTTCATCGCGGTCAGCTCTCCGCCCTTCACCGCGAGCCAGACGTGCTGCACGTCATGCGCCAGCGTGCGATAGCGCAGCGAGACGTGCTCCAGATCGACCGGCTGCACGTACAGCGGCGCCGGCGGACGATGCGCCAGGCCAATAACGTCGATCTTCCCGTCGGCCACCTTGCCGGCCGAGACCCTCGTGCGTGCCAGCCGGCCCAGGCGCAGGATCGAGTTGAACCCGCCGTGGCCATCCGCGACGCGGTCCACGTTGGCCGGGTCGGCGAACCACTGGTCCTCATCGACCAGGAACTTGTATTCGTACACGCCCGTGCCGAGGAGCACGTCCGCGGTCCAATCACCGTTCGCG
Coding sequences:
- a CDS encoding glycosyltransferase — translated: MKPTWYPYYHRAVRDFFELVVPPGQDVLLAGYDGDWDLAALQPRRGVFLCTDPRVAGPTRFERYGGYDLRPITGTFDYIILKNALGSCPDIGAFLCELLRLCRPETRVIVYSYNYLWRPGLRLAEKLALKRRGGLQNWLSIRDLNNVLTTAGFQRTAVARWQICPFRLLGLGPLTNAVGKFLFFLDWLKLNQFQVFRPLPPAPLPDESVTVCLTCRDERDNIEPLVQAIPQLTPAQEILFVEGHSTDGTRAEIERVRQVYPEKNIRVIGQPGKGQGDAIRAGFSQARGNIIILLESDMTSPPENVRYVYEALRRRHAEFLEGSRFIYPLALNAMPLANQLGNGSFAYFFSWLFGGHLTDVLSGIKAVRKADFEKIRARWNEWGIDDPFGDFELLFGAVRLGLLCAEQAIHYRPRPYGQTKTRVWYHGYILAKMALNAFWRFRG
- a CDS encoding SDR family oxidoreductase, which codes for MKILITGGAGYKGLKLSEALLERGHEVTVFDNFMYGMEPALFLFRHFPRITLVAKDIRNIEPGDVTPFDCVFHLAGISGYPACEANPHSAQMINVGGTDRLVSCLGRDQRLIYASTTSIYGKSDELCTEDSPVHPASLYAVTKYEGEKRCLEHANCVALRFATVFGVAPRMRWDLMPNDFVMRVVHERALVLFDSRSIRTFLHIDDAIRGYLLALDRFDVMRGQVFNVGTDQLNLSKRQLAERIKAHADFAIIDSDLTDPDVRNFLICFDKITTLDYQPQRSLDEGLRELIALFRVYRPTTPYRII
- a CDS encoding DUF3459 domain-containing protein, giving the protein MTTLKTAPWSARGLARGLGIVAVLVAARAGAVPVAAQNEWPPAPPLEPVIAAEDASALPASITAAPTTKPDEWRCTFRFRPVAAAQRASVVGSFNAWDRAVHPMQGPDANGDWTADVLLGTGVYEYKFLVDEDQWFADPANVDRVADGHGGFNSILRLGRLARTRVSAGKVADGKIDVIGLAHRPPAPLYVQPVDLEHVSLRYRTLAHDVQHVWLAVKGGELTAMKVACEGPLFSYWETRVPMPAGTSPRAPNVRSVEYTFVLDDGAGKVGDPHTYRYSFTEAGMFATPAWAPHAIWYQVLIDRFRNGNPANDPQPVRRWTSEWFTPSEWEGQDGQTFYKNFVFDRSYGGDLDGLAAQLPYLKELGVNALYLMPVFKAPSYHKYDVQNYVHIDDHFGTVGDYDAVAAKEDLLDPATWQWTESDKRFLAFLKQAHELGFKVILDGVFNHVGDQHPAFIDVRKNGKSSRFADWFDVTSWDPFDYTGWAGFTHMPVFRKSQNGFASDAVKQHIFNVTRRWLDPNGDGRPDDGIDGWRLDVPNDIPRPHWEEWRQFVKQINPQALITGEIWNRADQWLDGQHFDAVMNYEFARVAVAWVFNRAQKITASDAAARLAELRLAYPAVATYALQNLIDGHDTDRLASMALNPDREYDRQNRVQDNNPKYDNSKPPPEAYARARLVVLLQMTYVGAPMIYYGDEVGMWGADDPTNRKPMLWKDLEPYDQPQENAVMDEQLAFYRQAIALRHQHPALRSGTFRTLLTDDLADVWAFVRSGEGEHVLIVLNASDTPRAVRVALPEDLPTAWAPAFGKPAATAVTGREITVQVPAIGGVALHAEAK